The following coding sequences lie in one Glycine max cultivar Williams 82 chromosome 19, Glycine_max_v4.0, whole genome shotgun sequence genomic window:
- the LOC100306223 gene encoding Photosystem II reaction center W protein, chloroplastic-like, giving the protein MATIIAGIPTTSITRAGLVLKRPVGASSSTVLGLPAMAKAGKVRCSMEEKPSSSSNIGMGASLLAAAVAATMSSPAMALVDERLSTEGTGLPFGLSNNLLGWILFGVFGLIWALYFVYASTLEEDEESGLSL; this is encoded by the exons ATGGCAACCATCATCGCCGGCATCCCAACTACATCGATCACTCGCGCAGGTCTTGTGCTCAAACGACCTGTTGGAGCCTCGTCCTCTACCGTTCTTG GATTGCCAGCAATGGCTAAGGCAGGGAAAGTGAGGTGCTCCATGGAGGAAAAGCCTTCAAGCAGCTCAAATATAGGGATGGGGGCATCCTTGTTAGCAGCTGCAGTTGCCGCAACCATGTCAAGCCCAGCCATGGCTTTGGTGGATGAGAGACTCAGCACTGAAGGAACCGGGCTTCCCTTTGGGCTTAGCAACAACCTCCTTGGTTGGATCCTGTTTGGTGTCTTCGGTCTTATATGGGCTCTCTACTTTGTCTACGCTTCCACCCTTGAAGAGGATGAAGAGTCTGGATTGTCCCTCTAA
- the LOC100793193 gene encoding probable galacturonosyltransferase 6 isoform X2, with protein sequence MKRSGRWQRTLILALLFLSLVAPLVYVSHLLNTLTSDGRRDFLDDLSSFTHRSDPLNAIEQEGAEELEEPKEIVYKEEDFDSTNSYILQKTNDTAASKSEGYRNNTLERNEFDQDKKQGQEAQQKGLFSMDGDVNVFNTTVTLKQNMHTQSQRMTDVNVEVIDKKSSPKAIQHRQSSRSQSQRVTNQKVLEIKDQIIRARAYLGFAPPGSNSHLMKELKLRIKEMERAVGEATKDSDLSRSALQKMRHMEASLSKANRAFPDCTAMAAKLRAMNHNAEEQVRSHQHEGTYLIHLAARTTPKGLHCLSMQLTADYFALKPEDRKLPNENKIHDPKLYHYAVFSDNLLACAVVVNSTVSNAKKKEKLVFHVVTNSLNFPAIWMWFLLNPPGKATVHIQSIENFEWLPMYNTFNKHNSSDPRYTSELNYLRFYLPDIFPTLNKILLFDHDVVVQQDLSGLWNANLKGKVIAAVGTCQEGGTSFHRMDMLINFSDPFIAERFDANACTWAFGMNLFDLQQWRRHNLTALYHRYLQMGSKRPLWNIGSLPLGWLTFYNKTKVLDRRWHILGLGYDSGVDKNEIEGAAVIHYDGIRKPWLDIAMGRYRSYWTKYMNFDLPILQRCNLQA encoded by the exons ATGAAGCGATCGGGTCGGTGGCAGAGGACTCTGATCCtcgctcttctctttctctccctcgtTGCTCCGCTCGTTTACGTCTCTCACCTCCTCAACACTCTCACTTCCGACG GACGACGAGATTTTCTTGATGATTTATCGAGTTTT ACACATAGGTCAGATCCTTTAAATGCAATTGAACAG GAAGGTGCTGAAGAATTAGAAGAGCCAAAGGAAATTGTTTATaaagaagaagattttgatTCAACAAATAGTTACATTTTGCAAAAGACTAATGATACTGCGGCATCTAAAAGTGAGGGGTACAGAAATAACACTTTGGAAAGAAATG AATTCGACCAGGACAAAAAACAAGGCCAGGAAGCTCAGCAAAAAGGATTATTCTCCATGGACGGGGATGTG AATGTATTTAATACAACTGTCACACTTAAGCAGAATATGCACACTCAGTCTCAAAGAATGACAGATGTGAATGTTGAAGTGATAGATAAGAAATCTAGTCCAAAAGCAATCCAACATCGTCAGAGTTCACGCTCTCAGTCTCAGAGAGTGACAAATCAGAAGGTTTTGGAGATTAAGGATCAAATTATTAGAGCCAGAGCATACTTGGGGTTTGCTCCTCCAGGCAGCAACTCACACTTGATGAAGGAGTTGAAGCTGAGAATTAAAGAGATGGAACGTGCTGTTGGAGAAGCTACTAAGGATTCAGATCTGTCAAGGAG TGCTTTGCAGAAAATGAGACACATGGAGGCTTCACTGTCTAAAGCCAACCGTGCTTTCCCAGACTGCACTGCTATGGCAGCTAAGCTCCGTGCAATGAATCATAATGCTGAAGAGCAAGTTCGTTCTCATCAACACGAAGGAACATATCTTATTCATCTTGCTGCAAGGACCACCCCAAAAGGTCTTCACTGTCTTTCTATGCAGCTAACTGCTGATTACTTTGCCCTGAAACCCGAGGACCGGAAGCTTCCAAATGAAAACAAGATTCATGATCCAAAACTTTATCATTATGCTGTCTTCTCTGACAATCTTCTGGCATGTGCTGTGGTTGTTAACTCCACTGTCTCTAATGCCAAG AAAAAGGAGAAACTTGTTTTCCATGTAGTGACCAATTCACTCAACTTTCCTGCAATCTGGATGTGGTTCTTATTAAACCCTCCTGGCAAAGCCACAGTCCACATACAAAGCATAGAGAACTTTGAATGGTTGCCCATGTACAATACATTCAACAAACATAATTCTAGTGATCCAAGATATACTTCTGAGTTGAACTACCTGCGTTTCTACCTGCCAGATATCTTCCCTACTCTAAATAAGATTCTGCTCTTTGATCACGATGTGGTGGTGCAACAAGATCTCAGTGGACTATGGAATGCCAATTTGAAAGGAAAAGTAATTGCAGCAGTGGGCACCTGTCAGGAAGGTGGAACCTCATTTCATAGGATGGATATGCTCATAAACTTCTCAGATCCATTCATTGCAGAGAGGTTTGATGCCAATGCTTGCACATGGGCATTTGGGATGAACTTGTTTGATTTACAACAGTGGAGGAGACATAATTTAACCGCTCTCTATCACAGATATTTGCAAATG GGTTCCAAGAGGCCGTTGTGGAACATTGGAAGTCTGCCTTTAGGCTGGCTCACTTTCTATAACAAGACTAAGGTTTTGGACAGACGGTGGCACATTCTTGGCCTTGGTTATGACTCAGGTGTCGATAAAAACGAGATTGAAGGGGCTGCCGTTATACACTACGATGGAATTAGGAAACCATGGTTGGACATTGCAATGGGAAGATACAGAAGTTATTGGACCAAATATATGAACTTTGACCTCCCTATTTTGCAACGTTGCAATCTCCAGGCGTAg
- the LOC100793193 gene encoding probable galacturonosyltransferase 6 isoform X1, whose product MKRSGRWQRTLILALLFLSLVAPLVYVSHLLNTLTSDGRRDFLDDLSSFTHRSDPLNAIEQEGAEELEEPKEIVYKEEDFDSTNSYILQKTNDTAASKSEGYRNNTLERNVSEFDQDKKQGQEAQQKGLFSMDGDVNVFNTTVTLKQNMHTQSQRMTDVNVEVIDKKSSPKAIQHRQSSRSQSQRVTNQKVLEIKDQIIRARAYLGFAPPGSNSHLMKELKLRIKEMERAVGEATKDSDLSRSALQKMRHMEASLSKANRAFPDCTAMAAKLRAMNHNAEEQVRSHQHEGTYLIHLAARTTPKGLHCLSMQLTADYFALKPEDRKLPNENKIHDPKLYHYAVFSDNLLACAVVVNSTVSNAKKKEKLVFHVVTNSLNFPAIWMWFLLNPPGKATVHIQSIENFEWLPMYNTFNKHNSSDPRYTSELNYLRFYLPDIFPTLNKILLFDHDVVVQQDLSGLWNANLKGKVIAAVGTCQEGGTSFHRMDMLINFSDPFIAERFDANACTWAFGMNLFDLQQWRRHNLTALYHRYLQMGSKRPLWNIGSLPLGWLTFYNKTKVLDRRWHILGLGYDSGVDKNEIEGAAVIHYDGIRKPWLDIAMGRYRSYWTKYMNFDLPILQRCNLQA is encoded by the exons ATGAAGCGATCGGGTCGGTGGCAGAGGACTCTGATCCtcgctcttctctttctctccctcgtTGCTCCGCTCGTTTACGTCTCTCACCTCCTCAACACTCTCACTTCCGACG GACGACGAGATTTTCTTGATGATTTATCGAGTTTT ACACATAGGTCAGATCCTTTAAATGCAATTGAACAG GAAGGTGCTGAAGAATTAGAAGAGCCAAAGGAAATTGTTTATaaagaagaagattttgatTCAACAAATAGTTACATTTTGCAAAAGACTAATGATACTGCGGCATCTAAAAGTGAGGGGTACAGAAATAACACTTTGGAAAGAAATG TTTCAGAATTCGACCAGGACAAAAAACAAGGCCAGGAAGCTCAGCAAAAAGGATTATTCTCCATGGACGGGGATGTG AATGTATTTAATACAACTGTCACACTTAAGCAGAATATGCACACTCAGTCTCAAAGAATGACAGATGTGAATGTTGAAGTGATAGATAAGAAATCTAGTCCAAAAGCAATCCAACATCGTCAGAGTTCACGCTCTCAGTCTCAGAGAGTGACAAATCAGAAGGTTTTGGAGATTAAGGATCAAATTATTAGAGCCAGAGCATACTTGGGGTTTGCTCCTCCAGGCAGCAACTCACACTTGATGAAGGAGTTGAAGCTGAGAATTAAAGAGATGGAACGTGCTGTTGGAGAAGCTACTAAGGATTCAGATCTGTCAAGGAG TGCTTTGCAGAAAATGAGACACATGGAGGCTTCACTGTCTAAAGCCAACCGTGCTTTCCCAGACTGCACTGCTATGGCAGCTAAGCTCCGTGCAATGAATCATAATGCTGAAGAGCAAGTTCGTTCTCATCAACACGAAGGAACATATCTTATTCATCTTGCTGCAAGGACCACCCCAAAAGGTCTTCACTGTCTTTCTATGCAGCTAACTGCTGATTACTTTGCCCTGAAACCCGAGGACCGGAAGCTTCCAAATGAAAACAAGATTCATGATCCAAAACTTTATCATTATGCTGTCTTCTCTGACAATCTTCTGGCATGTGCTGTGGTTGTTAACTCCACTGTCTCTAATGCCAAG AAAAAGGAGAAACTTGTTTTCCATGTAGTGACCAATTCACTCAACTTTCCTGCAATCTGGATGTGGTTCTTATTAAACCCTCCTGGCAAAGCCACAGTCCACATACAAAGCATAGAGAACTTTGAATGGTTGCCCATGTACAATACATTCAACAAACATAATTCTAGTGATCCAAGATATACTTCTGAGTTGAACTACCTGCGTTTCTACCTGCCAGATATCTTCCCTACTCTAAATAAGATTCTGCTCTTTGATCACGATGTGGTGGTGCAACAAGATCTCAGTGGACTATGGAATGCCAATTTGAAAGGAAAAGTAATTGCAGCAGTGGGCACCTGTCAGGAAGGTGGAACCTCATTTCATAGGATGGATATGCTCATAAACTTCTCAGATCCATTCATTGCAGAGAGGTTTGATGCCAATGCTTGCACATGGGCATTTGGGATGAACTTGTTTGATTTACAACAGTGGAGGAGACATAATTTAACCGCTCTCTATCACAGATATTTGCAAATG GGTTCCAAGAGGCCGTTGTGGAACATTGGAAGTCTGCCTTTAGGCTGGCTCACTTTCTATAACAAGACTAAGGTTTTGGACAGACGGTGGCACATTCTTGGCCTTGGTTATGACTCAGGTGTCGATAAAAACGAGATTGAAGGGGCTGCCGTTATACACTACGATGGAATTAGGAAACCATGGTTGGACATTGCAATGGGAAGATACAGAAGTTATTGGACCAAATATATGAACTTTGACCTCCCTATTTTGCAACGTTGCAATCTCCAGGCGTAg
- the LOC100792669 gene encoding F-box/LRR-repeat protein 17: protein MLPLPSSFTKPNSHTSQFTNHTMQHFHPEPHIAPTVSSDAKRSGKKRGSYNCGRCGLPKKGHDCTGKTAPTPTSASSATPSHSSFSAVSAPSSGSASRRPLSHLRRALSFDEDEAGRLDPSEPADVWSVEDDLDSSGLPGNLLWEVLRRLPPAGLLTAAMVSRGWREMTRSLWRAAEELRIRVPAWAQVGFVSSILQKCPGIVTLSLKMESDVDSTILACIAFSCPNLAFLEISVSDPAVNRISGGEFARFVADKKSLKSLKMEGCSNLGGFVLCSSSLSTLWLSDLYSLSKMVFNCPQLREVSLEFAHQESDSTDLTTMVEGLGRSCPRLKNIHISSMHLSHAAVLALTAAQLRGLRMLSLVLGSEVTDASVAAIASSYLNLELLDLSGSSISDSGISMICNVFSETLTRLLLALCPNVTSSGIQFATAQLPHLELMDCGMTICEPNSHHPTADESNRKLQKTFATNLHLTNQKLIIKHSCLKKLSLWGCSGLDALYLNCPQLNDLNLNSCRNLHPERLLLQCPSLENVYASGCQDMLIGAIQSQVCNAFTDMENPSPCKRLPDGSKRVRVPHLVNTESPEDEKKGRRKKRRLCNVVVD, encoded by the exons atGCTTCCTTTGCCGTCTTCATTCACCAAACCAAACTCCCACACTTCACAATTCACAAATCACACTATGCAACATTTTCACCCGGAGCCCCACATCGCTCCCACCGTCTCTTCCGACGCTAAGCGTAGCGGCAAAAAGCGCGGCAGCTACAACTGCGGCCGCTGCGGCCTCCCTAAGAAGGGCCATGACTGCACCGGCAAGACCGCCCCCACTCCCACCTCCGCTTCTTCCGCCACCCCTTCCCACTCCTCTTTCTCCGCCGTTTCCGCTCCTTCCTCCGGCTCCGCCTCCCGCCGCCCGCTGTCTCACCTCCGCCGCGCTCTCTCCTTCGACGAGGACGAAGCCGGCAGGCTCGATCCGTCGGAGCCCGCCGATGTGTGGTCTGTAGAGGATGATCTGGATTCGTCTGGTTTGCCGGGGAATCTTCTATGGGAAGTGTTGAGGAGGCTGCCGCCGGCGGGGCTGTTAACGGCGGCGATGGTGAGCAGAGGTTGGAGGGAGATGACAAGGAGTTTGTGGAGAGCGGCGGAGGAGTTAAGGATTAGGGTTCCGGCGTGGGCTCAGGTGGGTTTTGTGTCGTCAATTTTGCAGAAGTGTCCGGGGATCGTGACACTCTCTCTTAAAATGGAAAG TGATGTGGATTCCACGATACTGGCTTGTATTGCGTTCTCGTGCCCTAATTTGGCATTCTTGGAGATCTCGGTCTCTGATCCTGCAGTTAATCGGATCAGCGG GGGTGAATTTGCTCGATTTGTTGCTGATAAAAAGAGCCTCAAAAGCCTCAAGATGGAAGGTTGTTCTAACCTTGGAGGTTTTGTTCTTTGTTCGTCTAGTCTTTCTACCCTTTGGCTGTCTGATTTATACTCTCTGTCTAAAATG GTCTTTAATTGTCCTCAGTTGAGAGAGGTTTCATTGGAGTTTGCTCACCAAGAAAGTGACAGTACTGATCTTACAACCATGGTTGAAGGTTTGGGAAGAAGTTGCCCGAGGTTgaaaaacatacatatatctTCAATGCATCTTTCTCATGCTGCTGTGCTTGCTCTTACTGCTGCTCAGTTAAG GGGGCTGCGAATGCTTTCACTTGTTCTTGGATCCGAAGTTACCGATGCATCTGTTGCTGCAATTGCCTCAAGCTATCTAAATCTGGAATTGCTTGATCTCAGTGG ATCCAGCATCAGTGACAGTGGCATTAGCATGATTTGCAATGTGTTCTCTGAAACATTGACAAGGCTCCTTCTCGCTCTTTGCCCCAATGTGACTTCAA GTGGCATTCAATTTGCTACGGCTCAATTGCCACATCTTGAACTTATGGACTGTGGCATGACCATATGTGAACCTAATTCCCACCATCCAACTGCTGATGAAAGTAACCGCAAATTACAGAAAACATTTGCTACTAATCTACACCTTACAAACCAAAAGCTAATAATCAAACATAGTTGTTTAAAGAAACTTAGTTTGTGGGGATGCTCAGGCTTGGAT GCCTTGTATTTAAACTGCCCACAACTCAATGATCTTAATCTAAATTCTTGTAGAAATTTGCATCCAG AGAGACTGTTGCTTCAGTGCCCCAGTCTAGAAAATGTGTATGCATCTGGTTGTCAGGACATGTTAATTGGGGCTATCCAAAGTCAG GTTTGCAATGCTTTTACTGATATGGAAAACCCTTCACCTTGTAAGCGTTTACCTGATGGCTCCAAAAGGGTTCGGGTACCTCATTTAGTTAATACTGAG TCGCCTGAGGATGAGAAGAagggaaggagaaagaagagacGGCTTTGTAACGTGGTTGTTGATTGA